In Marinomonas posidonica IVIA-Po-181, a single window of DNA contains:
- the mltA gene encoding murein transglycosylase A — protein MSFATFLIRSRPTLRPLYFTTFALLAACSYNEIDQSNDFENNGRDSSALKRNSLYLKESLPPGLPYPDKTFRDGLAQQTAYLNRLSDRQYQLENTQVSLADLKHVSYELSLWLDNPKYSPHIVAHQLAGQDQRGNVQITGYYVPIMPVKHFPDEEFRFPLYRKPTQKNAEGGYPSREEIDFENALAGQDLEIAYTASLVDNFFLHVQGSGVIEYEDGEQRLLSWGGVNGHPYRSIGKELIERDEIDRADISAQSIRQWLKDHPDRMREILSTNPSYLFFSEGQTKPVGAANVPLTPLYSAAVDPSVIPLGSILLAQVPKLDQSGELIGHEFRLLLAQDKGGAIKGAGHIDWYQGIGEEAHRLAGQLKHFGKVWLLLPASNK, from the coding sequence ATGTCCTTTGCTACTTTTTTGATTCGCTCTCGTCCTACCTTACGCCCACTTTATTTCACAACTTTTGCCCTACTCGCCGCATGCAGTTATAACGAAATTGATCAATCCAATGACTTTGAAAATAATGGTCGTGACAGTAGCGCATTGAAGCGCAACAGCCTCTACTTAAAAGAAAGTCTACCGCCTGGATTACCTTACCCAGATAAAACGTTTCGTGACGGTTTAGCGCAACAGACCGCTTATCTAAATCGTTTATCAGATCGCCAATATCAACTCGAAAACACACAGGTCAGTTTAGCGGATTTGAAACACGTGTCCTATGAGCTGTCTTTGTGGCTCGACAACCCTAAGTACAGCCCGCATATAGTCGCACATCAATTGGCCGGACAGGACCAACGAGGTAATGTGCAGATTACCGGTTACTACGTTCCCATCATGCCGGTGAAACACTTTCCTGACGAAGAATTCCGCTTTCCGCTTTACCGTAAACCAACACAAAAAAATGCCGAAGGGGGTTACCCATCTCGGGAGGAAATTGACTTCGAAAACGCTTTAGCAGGACAAGATTTAGAGATCGCTTACACGGCCAGTTTAGTCGATAATTTCTTTTTGCACGTTCAAGGCTCTGGCGTCATTGAATATGAAGACGGTGAACAGCGTTTATTGTCTTGGGGCGGCGTCAATGGTCACCCTTATCGAAGTATCGGCAAAGAGCTGATTGAGCGAGATGAAATTGATCGTGCGGACATCTCTGCACAAAGTATTCGCCAATGGTTAAAGGATCACCCTGATCGTATGCGCGAAATACTGTCCACCAATCCAAGCTACCTCTTCTTTAGTGAAGGCCAAACAAAACCGGTTGGTGCCGCCAACGTGCCACTCACGCCTTTGTATTCTGCGGCAGTCGATCCAAGCGTCATCCCACTAGGTTCCATTTTATTAGCGCAAGTGCCTAAGTTGGATCAAAGCGGTGAATTGATAGGTCATGAATTTCGCTTACTATTGGCGCAAGACAAAGGCGGCGCAATTAAAGGCGCTGGCCACATAGATTGGTATCAAGGTATTGGAGAAGAAGCTCATCGCTTGGCTGGCCAACTCAAACACTTTGGTAAAGTATGGTTATTATTGCCTGCGTCAAATAAATAG
- a CDS encoding DNA-J related domain-containing protein, producing the protein MKNPLIAPILAILKNHPNGTSEFDILKSLQQQLPEFNQLAEDNNLQLFRQHFLIMNALYQLQSQLWQEENLMLSIQATRIHLLNNEQTSVSENTYVNNSPDAKLAAYYLDWNEYEQTDVDDVRRLLDSFYKGICLTGDRQSALQTLQLTIDNPSKSEIKQQYRKLAQQHHPDRGGDQEIFISLREAYEQLMLKVG; encoded by the coding sequence ATGAAAAACCCTCTCATTGCGCCCATACTGGCAATCTTAAAAAACCACCCAAATGGTACCAGTGAGTTTGACATACTCAAGTCTCTGCAACAGCAACTCCCTGAATTCAATCAACTGGCTGAGGACAATAATCTACAGCTGTTTCGCCAACACTTTCTTATTATGAACGCCCTTTACCAACTTCAAAGCCAACTTTGGCAAGAAGAAAACCTCATGCTCAGCATTCAAGCCACGCGCATTCACTTGTTAAATAATGAGCAAACCTCTGTGTCGGAGAACACCTATGTTAATAATAGTCCGGATGCCAAACTGGCCGCTTATTATTTGGATTGGAATGAATACGAACAAACGGATGTTGATGATGTTAGGCGTTTACTGGACAGTTTTTACAAGGGCATTTGCCTCACTGGCGACCGACAATCAGCATTGCAAACACTCCAACTCACCATAGACAATCCCAGCAAGTCAGAGATAAAACAACAATATCGAAAACTCGCACAACAACATCACCCAGACCGAGGCGGAGATCAAGAGATCTTTATTAGTCTACGAGAAGCCTATGAACAGCTCATGCTAAAAGTCGGTTAG
- a CDS encoding zinc metallopeptidase, with the protein MLWVLVGALALGLIFGPNLWVKYTLKRYAKNRADLPGTGGEFANHLVKRFELNEVKVEAAKEGQDHFDFVQHRVRLSPSVLAGRSLTAVAVAAHEVGHAIAHETQQPISRLSSRYLPLAHGIHRLTAGLLVGWPVISAILHLPYAVPLHAAVVGLSGLLAVFVQVAILPEEWDASFKKALPILTQGNYIPQQDLPKVKRILTACAMTYVAAALMRILFVWRWFKR; encoded by the coding sequence ATGTTGTGGGTGTTGGTGGGGGCGTTAGCATTAGGGCTGATATTTGGTCCAAACCTTTGGGTGAAATATACCTTAAAACGTTACGCTAAGAACCGAGCCGATCTTCCTGGTACAGGGGGGGAATTTGCCAATCATCTGGTGAAGCGCTTTGAGCTCAATGAGGTCAAAGTCGAAGCCGCAAAAGAGGGGCAGGATCATTTTGATTTCGTACAACACAGGGTGCGTTTGAGTCCCAGTGTGCTAGCCGGGCGTTCACTGACGGCGGTGGCAGTGGCGGCTCATGAAGTGGGGCATGCCATTGCTCATGAAACCCAGCAGCCAATTTCGCGTTTGAGTTCACGGTATTTACCGCTAGCACACGGTATTCATCGTCTAACGGCAGGTTTGTTAGTGGGCTGGCCAGTGATCTCGGCCATATTACATTTGCCTTATGCTGTGCCTTTGCATGCTGCTGTGGTTGGCTTGTCTGGATTGTTAGCTGTGTTTGTACAGGTTGCTATTTTGCCGGAAGAGTGGGACGCCAGTTTTAAAAAAGCTTTGCCTATCCTAACGCAGGGAAATTATATCCCGCAGCAGGATTTGCCCAAGGTAAAACGTATTTTAACCGCCTGCGCGATGACCTATGTTGCCGCCGCGTTGATGCGCATTCTTTTTGTCTGGCGCTGGTTTAAGCGTTAG